Within Spinacia oleracea cultivar Varoflay chromosome 4, BTI_SOV_V1, whole genome shotgun sequence, the genomic segment CATACAGATCAAAGGACTGGATTTTGGCCCATCAAGTACAAAATAAAGAgggaaagtgggaaattgacccgAACGATACAGAAGTTGTTGAAATCGCAACAAAAGCTGTAAGTagtgataattaattaatatttacttgCTTTGATTAGAGAATATAAAGTAATTTTACTTTCCTAATTGGCAGTTAGAGTACATCGCAGAAGAGGAAAAAGGAAATCTTTCTTTCGAACAGGGTGAGGATGCCCTCACTAAAGCTATAGGGAAAAAAGATCATCGTGGGCGTGTCAAGGGAACAGGTGGCATGGTTGGTATCAAAAAGGCTTTCGGTCCGTGTAATCGACATAGTAGACgtgaccatggtgaagcttcATTAGAAAATTACGAATCAATCAGAGCTTCTGTGAAAAAGGAGTTTGAAGGTGAATTAGAGAAAAGGGTAGAGAAAAGGGTGGCAGAGGCCCTCCAAAAGCAACTAAGCACCTTGTTAAAAACAGGACAACTAAACTCCATTTCTACCCCGATACTTGATGACCTCCACTTAAATGATTCTGCTAGAGTTGACCTTGATGTTAGTGCTACAAGAACCACTCGTCACATCTTAGTGCCGCAACCACGCGAGCTAAAGGTACGACGTAGTCACTCTTTTTTAACATAGTTGCTTGAtccttttatgtttttagttCACATTTACTTAATAATctgtatcacttacaaagttgcATTGAAACCTTTGTTTATGAAGGAAAGGACTCCATGTCGTCTTGCCCTTGAGGATAAAGTTTCAGGCAACAACATTGTCGTGGCGGATGGTATGGTACAACCCTCAGATGGTGCATTGCCCCAACATTTTACACCGATGAAGCCTGGTCACTATAAAGTCCAAGTTGATTTTGTTTACAACGGACATGTTGATGATATTCTTCCGGTACCTACGGGAGATGGTTTCACTAACTTAGGCGGTGCTCTCGGTAGTTTTGTGCAATGGCCCATACACTTAGTGATTTTCGAAGACGGCGaggtatatatgttttattgtttAGAATGTATATGTTCACGCAAGCACATTCGACATCTTACCTACTcttgtttttgttgattttaaagGATTGTACTTCACCTCCTAAAAAGAAGTGCAAGTCTAATGTTTCTAAAGAGAGGGATGGTAGCTCCAAGAAAAAGACAACGGTATTAGCGGCCCAAAAGAAGACAACAAACTTAGCATCCAAGGTAAACCCTCTAAAACTCCTTcgaacctaaaatgacatttccgctcccacctttgaactaaagaaccgaatgactcatttgattcttattacatgactaatatgcatagttttaagtttctaaaactcattccaacctatttatgcacatttaaggctcgttgggtcgttataggtcatatatagagctaaaatgacatttccgctcccaactttgaactaaagaacctaaggactcatttgattcttattacacgactaatatgcatagttttaagtttctaaaactcattcgaacctatttatgcacatttatggctcgttgggtcgttataggtcatatatagacctaaaatgacatttccgctcccaactttgaactaaagaacctaaggactcatttgattattattacacgactaatatgcatagttttaagtttctaaaactcatccgaacctatttatgcacatttatggctcgttgggtcgttataggtcatatatagacctaaaatgacatttcggctcccaactttgaactaaagaacctaaggactcatttgattcttattacatgactaatatgcatagttttcagtttctaaaactcattcgaacctatttatgcatatttaaggctcgttgggtcgttataggtcatatattgagctaaaatgacattttcgctcccaactttgaactaaagaacctaaggactcatttgattctt encodes:
- the LOC130471718 gene encoding uncharacterized protein — encoded protein: MNENQIVVRHESEGGTTPTTGDESQDVSTITKTIKGRGPSKGVKVAKPMFLEYNVYNVPDGQWSHEYGKQVGSCATRININVPLYPKVDEQTKKGFWEETKLMFHITDDSNHSREKYFHSCVAKRFSCFKSKLVRRWITMKEKKPKNQTNKMPWDVYNHITEDDWKTVFHLRSEKARKSASCNKNPHRTGQKGYNRKRLDWIKDGLLPPDAALPISSSSSVNSSVTSNVDRVRTYRSKDWILAHQVQNKEGKWEIDPNDTEVVEIATKALEYIAEEEKGNLSFEQGEDALTKAIGKKDHRGRVKGTGGMVGIKKAFGPCNRHSRRDHGEASLENYESIRASVKKEFEGELEKRVEKRVAEALQKQLSTLLKTGQLNSISTPILDDLHLNDSARVDLDVSATRTTRHILVPQPRELKERTPCRLALEDKVSGNNIVVADGMVQPSDGALPQHFTPMKPGHYKVQVDFVYNGHVDDILPVPTGDGFTNLGGALGSFVQWPIHLVIFEDGEDCTSPPKKKCKSNVSKERDGSSKKKTTVLAAQKKTTNLASKEFSHPTKSNSKPKSNLEVVESCDRKTQESTTKSKKAGLVHDAIQGLGPS